CGCGTCTGCGGACCGCGATCGAGAACGCGAAGGCCCAGTCCTGCCCCAAGGAGAACATCGAGCGCGCCATCCTCAAGGGGACGGGCGAGCTCGAGGGCATCGACTACTCCGAGGTGCTCTACGAGGCGTACGGTCCGGGGGGCGTCGCCCTCATGATCCAGGCGCTCACCGACAACCCGACGCGCACCGTCGCCGAGGTGCGGTTCAAGCTCTCGAAGTTCGGCGGCAACCTCGGCGCGAGCAACTCGGTCTCGTTCATGTTCGACCGGAAGGGGCAGATCTACCTCCCCACCGCCGGCAAGAGCGAGGACGACGTGATGGAGCAGGTGCTCGAGGCCGGCGCGGAGGACTTCACCGCCGAGGACGAGCAGTTCATCGTGACCACCGCGCCGAACGACCTGCACGCGGTGAAGCAGGCGCTCGAGAAGGTCGGCATGGTCGCGACCGAGGCCGAGCTCTCGTGGATCCCGAAGAACACGGTGAAGGTCGAAGGGGCCGCCGCCGAGTCGCTCGTGAAGCTGCTCGAGGCGATCGAGGACCTCGACGACGTGCAGAAGGTGGACGCCAACTTCGACATGGACGTGTCGGAGCTGCAGGCGGGGTGACGCGCGACGGCGGGGCTTCACGATGCTGATCCTCGGCATCGACCCCGGCACCGCCGTCACCGGCTATGGCGTGGTGCGCGCGGGCGCGACGCACCAGCTCGTGGAATGCGGCGTGATCCGCACCCGCGCCGACCGGCCGCTCGCCAGCCGACTGAAGGACATCAGTGACGGCGTGCGCGAGCTCATCGCGCGACACCGGCCCGACGCGCTGGCGGTGGAGGACGTGTTCTACGCGCGGAACGTCCGCACCACGCTCGTCCTCGGCCATGCGCGCGGCGTGATCCTCCTTGCCGGCGCCGATGCGGGACTCACGATCCACGAGTACTCGCCGGCCGAGATCAAGAAGGCCGTCGTCGGCACCGGCGCGGCGACCAAGACCCAGGTGCAGTTCATGGTGACGAAGCTGCTGCGACTCAAGAGCGCGCCCCAGCCCGCCGACGCCGCCGACGGCGTGGCGGCGGCGCTCACCTGCGCCATGCGCGCGCCGCTCGCCCGTGCCGTCGCCGGCATGGGCGCGGGTGCGCGCGCGGGAGCGGCACGATGATCGCGCGCATCCAGGGGACGCTCGTGAGCGGGGGACTCGACCGCATCGAGGTCATGACCGCCGGTGGCCTCGCGTACGAGGTGCTCGTGCCGCTGGGCGTGCTGGAGACGCTGCCGCGCGTGGGCGGCGAGATCGCGCTGCACACCGCGATGGTCGTGCGCGAGGATGCGTGGCTCCTCTTCGGGTTCACGAGCGTGGAGGAACGGAAGCTCTTCCAGCGCCTCATGGGCACGACCGGCGTGGGCCCGTCGCTCGCGATGAACCTCCTCTCGACGCTGAGCGGCGAGCGGCTCGTCCGCGCGATCCGCGACGGCGACCTCGCCGCGCTCACGCAGGTGCCGCGCGTGGGGAAGAAGCTGGCCGAGCGGCTCGTGCTGGAACTGCGCGACAAGCTCGAGGGGACGGGTGTCGAGGCGGCCGCGTCGCCGGGCAAGCCCGCGGGCGCCTCGGGCCCCGGCGCCGACGCGGTGCGCGCGCTCGTGGCACTCGGCTACGCCCCGGCAGAGGCGGAGCGTGCGGTGCGCGCCTCGCTCGAGCAGGCGGCGAAGGGCGAGTCGACCGCCGACCTGATCCGCCGGTCGCTCGCGGCGATCAAGAAGTAGATTCCCGCTCATGTCCCGCCCCGAGATCACCACCCCGGAATCGCTCGCCGACGAGTCGGTCGTCGAGCTGTCGCTGCGTCCGCAGCGCCTCGCCGAGTTCATCGGGCAGGGGAAGGTGAAGGACGCGCTGCGGATCTACATCGACGCGGCCACCGCGCGGCGCGAGCCGCTCGACCACACGCTCCTCTTCGGCCCGCCGGGCCTGGGCAAGACGACGCTCGCCGAGCTGATCGCGCGCGAGATGGGCGTGAACATCCATACGACGTCGGGGCCGGCGCTCGAGAAGCCGGGCGACCTCGTCGGCACGCTGACCAACCTGCGCGCCGGCGACATCCTGTTCATCGACGAGATCCATCGCCTCCGGCCGATCATCGACGAGTTCCTCTATCCCGCGATGGAGGACTGGAAGATCGACATCCGGCTCTCCGAGGGCCCGAAGGCGCAGACGATCACGATGCCGATCGAGCGGTTCACGCTCATCGGCGCGACGACGCGCCTGGGGATGCTCACCGCGCCGCTGCGCGCGCGCTTCGGGATCGAGCTGCGGATGAACTACTACCCGACCGCCGA
This window of the Gemmatimonadota bacterium genome carries:
- the ruvC gene encoding crossover junction endodeoxyribonuclease RuvC; this translates as MLILGIDPGTAVTGYGVVRAGATHQLVECGVIRTRADRPLASRLKDISDGVRELIARHRPDALAVEDVFYARNVRTTLVLGHARGVILLAGADAGLTIHEYSPAEIKKAVVGTGAATKTQVQFMVTKLLRLKSAPQPADAADGVAAALTCAMRAPLARAVAGMGAGARAGAAR
- the ruvA gene encoding Holliday junction branch migration protein RuvA codes for the protein MIARIQGTLVSGGLDRIEVMTAGGLAYEVLVPLGVLETLPRVGGEIALHTAMVVREDAWLLFGFTSVEERKLFQRLMGTTGVGPSLAMNLLSTLSGERLVRAIRDGDLAALTQVPRVGKKLAERLVLELRDKLEGTGVEAAASPGKPAGASGPGADAVRALVALGYAPAEAERAVRASLEQAAKGESTADLIRRSLAAIKK
- the ruvB gene encoding Holliday junction branch migration DNA helicase RuvB, producing MSRPEITTPESLADESVVELSLRPQRLAEFIGQGKVKDALRIYIDAATARREPLDHTLLFGPPGLGKTTLAELIAREMGVNIHTTSGPALEKPGDLVGTLTNLRAGDILFIDEIHRLRPIIDEFLYPAMEDWKIDIRLSEGPKAQTITMPIERFTLIGATTRLGMLTAPLRARFGIELRMNYYPTAEVEEIVHRTAAVMGAGIDAPGAHELARRARGTPRVANRLLRRVRDFAQVKAEGHISQAVAREALAMLDVDEYGLDEMDGRILRAIVEKFEGGPVGVGTIAAAVGEDADTIEEVYEPFLVQNGFLQRTPRGRMATAQAYRHLGYQPPSASAEQLEAL
- a CDS encoding YebC/PmpR family DNA-binding transcriptional regulator → MAGHSKWKQIKHYKAAADKKRGAMFTKLLREITVAAKAGGGDPDGNARLRTAIENAKAQSCPKENIERAILKGTGELEGIDYSEVLYEAYGPGGVALMIQALTDNPTRTVAEVRFKLSKFGGNLGASNSVSFMFDRKGQIYLPTAGKSEDDVMEQVLEAGAEDFTAEDEQFIVTTAPNDLHAVKQALEKVGMVATEAELSWIPKNTVKVEGAAAESLVKLLEAIEDLDDVQKVDANFDMDVSELQAG